The stretch of DNA AAATGTCCACTGCATGGGCCTATCGTAGCTCGAGATGAACTGGGTCAGCCTAAAGACCCTTCGTCAGTGCGTTCATCCAAGAAACCATCTATTCCTGATTGGCAAGAGCCAGCTTTACTTGCTGAAATTAAGGTAATTGAGATTATTCAACAACACATCACTTATGGTGActttcatattttaaattagGCTGCTACAGGTGTTGATTTAACCATCCCAACGAAAGGCAAGCGTTTAAAGAAAACCCAATTTCCTAATTTGACAGATGTCAAGGCACTGAGCAACACATCAAGATCCCGCCTGGAGAAAAAAGTGCTGAAAAGGTAATTTAGTGAAACCTACCTTTTATAAtcttaaattgattaaattacCTTACTTTACAGGAGTACCataaagaaaatatcaaagtAATGATCTTGGACAATAAAGCTTGCCTTGGTGATCAGGGGAATTGCAATTCATTATGTTAGATAAAATTAAGGGCCAAAATGTGTGTGCATTACACAACTAACATCCTGAAGtgcaaatcaataaaacagaatttttgaTAAAGACGCTGTATTAATGCTGTAGACATATTACACATCTTAAGCAGTCAAGATACAGGCTCCACCAACAGACTTAATCTTGGTCTCAGCAATCCTGGAGAAGAACTTGGCCTTGACAATCATGGGCTGCTTGGGGAGGATTCCCTTGCCCAAAACTTTGTAGTAACcctatcaaaaacaaaattattttagtaaGATGTTCATCATTCTCAATTCATCTCAACAGAGGACATTAAGAAAGAGGTCCGAAAAGATGTGATGTGAGTGGCTTTTAATCTACTTCCTAATGCACAGCCAATTCTGGCCTTACTTACGACAACTTAGAAAGTTGCAACAAGTTACAGAATGGCACTTGAATGCAGGAAGAACAATTCAGAAAATTTTTCCATGAACTTACAGCTCGCACACAATCGATGATGGGCACTTTCTTTTCTGGGTGGTCCTTGTATTTCTCCTTGGTTTGCTCTGACACTAAGGTCCACAGCTTGTCAAGGTTGATGGCTGGCATGTGGTGTTGATTCTTGCGCAAGTGGAAGTTCCTCATACCAACCTATAAtcagatttctttttagtAAGCAATATTTTGTCAAGGAACTTTGTAGCATCATACTAGAGGACATTAAGAAAGAGGTCCAGCATGATAACACATCATCCCAATTGTTAATTTACTTCTCTTGCACAGTCAACAATGGCACAATCTTTGTTCCCCAGAAGGAGAATTCAGATTACATAGTGACACTTAGTGTGCGAGAAGACataaatacaaattaataGAACGCAAGTAAGTTACCTTGCCGAAGTAACCAGGATGGTATTTGTCGAAATTGATTCGGTGGTGGTGCATACCACCGGCATTACCACGACCTCCGGGATGCTTACGGTGCTTTCCTTTAAATTGCACAAGAAAAGTATCATTAACAGAGGTTTCAAGACACTTATCAACAAATTTGGACATACCGATACGGCCGTGGCCATGGCTGACATGCCCACGAAGTTTCCTGGTCTTCTTCCTGTTGGTCGACTATTcgtgaataaaataaagggcACACATTTAGTAAAGACACAACACGACACAAAACTTGAATGGGCACATGAGGATGGCTTTGATTTTACGAGATATTAACAAGTAAAGAGAATGATATGAAGTTCAAGTACTCACCATGGTATTTCACGAAATAGAACGACGAAGACTGAGAAGGAGTCGAAGTGGAGTCGACTCGATGAGAAAGACTGTAGTTGATAAGCGACGttgccaagaagaaaaaggtgcGTCTCGGACGATTTTAGTAACACTGGCAACGCTGggtaaataaatgaatcaaaaaacaaaatttcaaatgcatcaaaattaattttaaaattcgttgTAGGCTAGGCTACAACATACCGGTACttggaaaatgtaaaaatcaataattgtGGTTAACTTTAGGGTACAGTATTAAGTAATAAGTATATTCGAGAGGTTAATAATATTGGGATGTGCCGTTTGTTTGTCGGCCGGAACTTCGATCCCATGCAGATTTCTTTATTGTGGGGGTCATTTTCACGCTATTAATTGGACTAATGATTTTAATAGTCTACTAAACGctattttctcccttttaaaaaatgtatcattCAAGTATTCAACCGTGTAATGAACAAACCCGATATAAGAAACACTTCACTTAAGACttgaataagaaattatttttggacTGAAGGCCAATCAGCAGATGCAATCTATGAATTACTACGAATTCTTTACGTGACACAACCATTACAAAGGATTT from Daphnia pulex isolate KAP4 chromosome 4, ASM2113471v1 encodes:
- the LOC124192127 gene encoding 60S ribosomal protein L27a-like, whose amino-acid sequence is MSTNRKKTRKLRGHVSHGHGRIGKHRKHPGGRGNAGGMHHHRINFDKYHPGYFGKVGMRNFHLRKNQHHMPAINLDKLWTLVSEQTKEKYKDHPEKKVPIIDCVRAGYYKVLGKGILPKQPMIVKAKFFSRIAETKIKSVGGACILTA